The following coding sequences are from one Desulfuromonas sp. TF window:
- a CDS encoding AbrB/MazE/SpoVT family DNA-binding domain-containing protein yields MPTATSRITSKYQATIPEPVRKVLHLKAGDTIAFDIEDHQIRIRKARPIDLAFAQALEGTLNEWESAADEEAYRDL; encoded by the coding sequence ATGCCGACAGCGACGAGCCGAATCACATCCAAATATCAGGCCACCATCCCGGAACCGGTCCGCAAAGTATTGCACCTGAAGGCTGGAGATACGATTGCCTTCGACATCGAGGATCACCAGATACGGATCAGAAAAGCGAGGCCGATCGATCTGGCCTTTGCCCAGGCACTTGAAGGAACCCTGAACGAATGGGAATCTGCGGCTGACGAGGAGGCATATCGTGATCTTTGA
- the gmd gene encoding GDP-mannose 4,6-dehydratase gives MQKVALITGITGQDGAYLAEFLLKKGYVVHGIKRRSSLFNTDRIDHLYQDPHVENRNFILHYGDLTDSTNLIRILQQVQPDELYNLAAQSHVGVSFETPEYTANADGIGTLRLLEAIRILGLEKKTRFYQASTSELYGLVQEIPQKETSPFYPRSPYAVAKLYGYWITVNYREAYGMYACNGILFNHESPIRGETFVTRKITRAVARISLGLQDFLYLGNMSALRDWGHARDYVEMQWLMLQQDHPEDFVIATGVQYSVRQMVETAAAEVGITLRWEGEGKEEVGIVQEVQGPGPEAQGELKTQNSKLKTGDVVVRVDPRYYRPTEVETLLGDPTKAKEKLGWTPKTTFREMVREMVLSDLEEAKKDELCRRHGFNTFDYHE, from the coding sequence ATGCAAAAAGTCGCACTCATCACCGGCATTACCGGCCAGGACGGTGCATATCTCGCCGAATTCCTGCTCAAAAAAGGGTATGTCGTACACGGTATCAAGCGCCGCTCCTCGCTCTTCAACACCGACCGCATCGACCATCTGTACCAGGACCCCCACGTGGAGAACCGCAACTTCATCCTCCACTACGGCGACCTGACCGACTCGACCAACCTGATCCGCATCCTCCAGCAGGTGCAGCCCGACGAGCTGTACAACCTGGCGGCCCAGTCGCATGTCGGTGTCTCCTTCGAGACCCCGGAGTACACGGCCAACGCCGACGGCATCGGCACCCTGCGGCTGCTGGAGGCGATCCGCATCCTGGGGCTGGAGAAGAAGACCCGCTTCTACCAGGCCTCCACCTCCGAGCTCTACGGCCTGGTGCAGGAGATCCCCCAGAAGGAGACCTCCCCCTTCTATCCCCGCTCCCCCTACGCGGTGGCCAAGCTCTACGGCTACTGGATCACCGTCAACTACCGCGAGGCCTACGGGATGTACGCCTGCAACGGCATCCTCTTCAACCACGAATCCCCCATCCGCGGGGAGACCTTCGTCACCCGCAAGATCACCCGCGCCGTCGCCCGCATCTCCCTCGGCCTGCAGGACTTCCTGTACCTCGGCAACATGAGCGCCCTGCGCGACTGGGGGCATGCCCGGGACTATGTGGAGATGCAGTGGCTGATGCTGCAGCAGGACCACCCCGAAGACTTCGTCATCGCGACCGGCGTGCAGTACAGCGTCCGCCAGATGGTCGAAACCGCCGCCGCCGAAGTCGGCATTACCTTAAGGTGGGAAGGGGAGGGGAAGGAGGAGGTCGGGATTGTCCAGGAGGTCCAGGGTCCAGGGCCCGAGGCCCAAGGTGAGCTCAAAACTCAAAACTCAAAACTCAAAACGGGTGATGTCGTCGTTCGAGTCGACCCGCGCTATTATCGCCCGACAGAGGTAGAAACTCTTCTCGGCGACCCGACCAAGGCGAAGGAAAAGCTCGGCTGGACCCCGAAGACCACCTTCAGGGAGATGGTGAGGGAGATGGTCTTGTCGGACCTGGAGGAAGCGAAGAAGGACGAGCTGTGCCGGCGGCATGGGTTTAATACGTTTGATTACCACGAGTAG
- a CDS encoding glycosyltransferase family 4 protein: MTAIQILYVFLTALFASLTMVPLLRRWALKRGEVDRPDGERKTHLRATPRIGGIAIFMAVLFALLVHADLDTGVRGILAGGLVVFFTGMVDDLHGISARKKFLGQIGGCLVAMAVGQLYITSLGNPFGAGEIHLPLWLAWPFTVFAVVGVCNAINLIDGLDGLAGGISVIALAAFFILACQDGNQPAIVLSAAGLGAILGFLKFNFYPARIFMGDTGSLTIGFLLGFMAVQLTQPVAAGIAPVIPVLILGLPILDTLWVMTRRILRKTSPFTPDRTHLHHKFLNLGLQHRFTVILIYGLSLFWAIFSLLFLNAPEYFLLAVYLCASLAFYVVLRHVLNHPQHFPIVDRDSAAGIRQSAVYLKIAEGIERGVPVLMMMAGLYLLAAVWTARYAGGNLWQVNGILGVSALGVLYVTRDARNQFLLAVTYIAVLLVTFSVESAGARELFWGVSLARFSDVLFVLMGLLVAVKICFRTDGDFFISTADILFFALSVLFSTTYSQLPLSAGPEVLLKGIVFYLAVKTLVARNRRRAVFSVGSVLTALLLIAVRGVFV; encoded by the coding sequence ATGACCGCAATTCAGATTCTATACGTATTCCTCACGGCACTGTTCGCCTCGCTCACCATGGTTCCGCTGCTGCGCCGCTGGGCCCTGAAAAGAGGGGAGGTGGACCGGCCGGACGGGGAGCGCAAGACACACCTGCGGGCGACCCCGCGGATCGGCGGCATTGCCATTTTCATGGCCGTTCTTTTTGCCCTCCTGGTGCATGCCGATCTCGACACCGGCGTGCGCGGCATCCTGGCCGGAGGGCTTGTGGTCTTTTTCACCGGGATGGTTGATGATCTGCACGGGATCTCGGCCCGCAAGAAATTTCTCGGCCAGATCGGAGGCTGTCTGGTCGCCATGGCGGTCGGCCAACTCTATATCACCAGCCTGGGCAACCCCTTCGGCGCGGGGGAGATTCATCTGCCGCTTTGGCTGGCGTGGCCCTTCACCGTCTTTGCGGTCGTCGGGGTGTGCAATGCCATCAACCTGATCGACGGTCTGGACGGTCTCGCCGGCGGAATTTCGGTGATCGCCCTCGCCGCTTTTTTTATCCTTGCCTGCCAGGACGGCAACCAGCCCGCCATCGTTCTCAGCGCCGCCGGTCTGGGCGCCATCCTCGGATTCCTCAAGTTCAATTTCTACCCGGCCCGCATCTTCATGGGAGATACCGGCAGTCTCACCATCGGCTTCCTGCTCGGCTTCATGGCGGTGCAGTTGACCCAGCCGGTGGCCGCCGGCATTGCACCGGTGATTCCCGTGCTGATCCTCGGGCTGCCGATTCTCGACACCCTCTGGGTCATGACGCGCCGGATCCTCCGTAAAACGAGCCCCTTCACGCCGGATCGGACCCATCTGCACCACAAATTTCTCAACCTCGGCCTGCAGCATCGGTTCACGGTTATCCTGATTTACGGCCTCTCGCTCTTCTGGGCGATATTCTCCCTGCTCTTTCTGAATGCACCGGAATATTTCCTTCTCGCCGTCTATCTCTGCGCCTCCCTGGCGTTCTACGTGGTGCTGCGCCATGTTCTCAACCATCCCCAGCACTTTCCGATCGTCGACCGCGACTCGGCGGCGGGGATCCGGCAGTCGGCCGTTTATTTGAAGATCGCCGAAGGGATCGAGCGCGGGGTGCCGGTCTTGATGATGATGGCCGGTCTCTACCTGCTGGCCGCGGTATGGACGGCACGATATGCCGGCGGCAATCTCTGGCAGGTCAACGGGATTCTGGGCGTGTCCGCATTGGGGGTGCTCTACGTCACCCGTGATGCGAGAAACCAGTTTCTGCTGGCGGTGACCTATATCGCCGTGCTGCTGGTCACCTTTTCGGTAGAATCGGCCGGCGCCCGGGAGCTCTTCTGGGGGGTGAGTCTGGCCCGTTTCAGCGACGTGCTTTTCGTCCTGATGGGGCTGCTGGTGGCGGTGAAGATCTGTTTCCGCACGGACGGCGATTTTTTCATCTCCACCGCCGATATCCTCTTCTTCGCCCTGAGCGTCCTCTTTTCGACCACCTACTCCCAGCTGCCCCTCTCCGCCGGACCCGAGGTTCTGCTCAAAGGCATCGTCTTCTATCTGGCCGTCAAGACCCTGGTGGCCCGGAACCGGCGGCGCGCGGTCTTTTCAGTAGGCTCGGTACTGACGGCTCTGCTGCTGATCGCGGTGCGGGGTGTTTTTGTTTAA
- a CDS encoding four helix bundle protein, whose amino-acid sequence MARLNSFEELECWQDARELTRKVYDLFKNDSFRKDYDLLSQIRRSAVSVMANIAEGFYRHIP is encoded by the coding sequence ATGGCTAGGCTGAATAGTTTTGAAGAGCTTGAATGCTGGCAGGATGCAAGGGAACTCACGCGCAAAGTTTATGATCTTTTTAAAAACGACTCCTTTCGGAAGGACTATGATCTGCTGAGTCAGATCAGACGAAGCGCCGTTTCCGTCATGGCTAATATTGCCGAAGGCTTTTACCGGCACATTCCTTGA
- a CDS encoding MBL fold metallo-hydrolase RNA specificity domain-containing protein: protein MDYRIVHHGGHTGVTGSCHELRIAEDAGILVDCGLFQGDEERGTRDGEGPGLVPHAASRTPNQIDFPIGHIRALVVTHVHLDHVGRIPLLLAAGYDGPILCSEPSAILLPLMLEDALKVGVTRDRRLIETALERVKRLIVPLPYGRWHEIPAGEGRELAVKLQPAGHILGSAYVECRVRTGVNQLQITNHESRVIFSGDLGAPYAPLLPAPKSPWGADVVVLESTYGDREHEGRRQRRRRLQGIIESALADRGTILVPSFAIGRTQELLYELEDIVHRNRGRYAAKGLPWEDLEIVVDSPLAGRFTEAYRTLRPFWDAEAKQRVLFGRHPLAFEQMTTVGSHDDHENAVRLLARSGRPCIVVAGSGMCTGGRIVNYLKALIGDPRTDIVFVGYQARGTPGRAVQKYGPGGGYVVLDGRRYDIAARVHTLGGYSAHADRTNLVNFIRRMRRGPAEIRLVHGDDEARAGLAAALAEEVPGVSVVSAPF, encoded by the coding sequence ATGGATTACCGGATCGTTCATCACGGAGGCCACACGGGCGTTACCGGCTCGTGTCATGAGCTCCGCATCGCGGAGGATGCCGGCATTCTCGTCGACTGCGGGTTGTTTCAGGGGGACGAGGAACGGGGGACGCGGGACGGGGAAGGGCCTGGTCTCGTTCCGCATGCCGCGTCCCGCACGCCGAATCAGATCGATTTCCCCATCGGACACATCCGCGCCCTGGTCGTCACCCACGTCCATCTCGACCACGTCGGGCGCATCCCCTTGCTGCTCGCCGCCGGATACGACGGACCCATCCTGTGCAGCGAGCCGAGCGCCATTCTCCTCCCCCTGATGCTCGAAGACGCCCTCAAGGTCGGCGTCACCCGCGACCGCCGCCTGATCGAGACGGCCCTGGAGCGCGTCAAGCGCCTCATCGTTCCCCTCCCTTACGGCAGGTGGCACGAGATCCCGGCGGGGGAGGGGAGGGAGCTGGCCGTCAAGCTCCAGCCCGCCGGCCACATCCTGGGCTCCGCCTACGTGGAGTGCAGGGTCAGGACAGGTGTTAACCAGTTACAAATCACGAATCACGAGTCACGGGTCATCTTCTCCGGAGACCTCGGCGCGCCGTATGCGCCCCTTCTGCCTGCGCCGAAATCTCCGTGGGGGGCCGATGTGGTGGTGCTGGAGTCGACCTACGGCGACCGGGAGCATGAGGGGCGGCGGCAGAGGCGCAGGCGCCTTCAGGGGATCATCGAGAGTGCCCTGGCGGACCGGGGAACTATCCTGGTGCCGTCCTTCGCCATCGGTCGCACGCAGGAGCTGCTCTACGAGCTCGAGGATATCGTCCACCGCAACCGCGGACGCTACGCGGCGAAGGGGCTGCCCTGGGAGGATCTGGAGATCGTGGTCGACTCTCCCCTTGCGGGCCGCTTCACCGAGGCCTACCGGACCCTTCGCCCCTTCTGGGATGCCGAAGCCAAGCAGCGGGTTCTATTCGGGCGCCATCCGCTCGCCTTCGAGCAGATGACCACCGTCGGCTCCCACGACGATCATGAGAACGCCGTGCGCCTCCTCGCCCGTTCGGGGCGCCCGTGCATCGTTGTCGCCGGCTCGGGGATGTGCACCGGGGGGCGTATCGTCAACTACCTGAAGGCGCTCATCGGCGATCCGCGCACCGACATCGTCTTCGTCGGCTACCAGGCCAGGGGGACGCCGGGGCGGGCGGTCCAGAAGTACGGCCCGGGAGGGGGTTACGTGGTCCTCGACGGCCGGCGCTACGACATCGCCGCCCGGGTCCACACCCTCGGCGGCTACTCGGCGCACGCGGACCGCACGAACCTGGTGAATTTCATCCGGCGGATGCGTCGAGGACCCGCTGAAATACGGCTGGTGCACGGCGACGACGAGGCACGCGCGGGCCTCGCCGCGGCTCTGGCGGAGGAAGTGCCGGGGGTGTCGGTGGTCTCGGCTCCCTTCTGA
- a CDS encoding type II toxin-antitoxin system PemK/MazF family toxin, translated as MIFDAFDVVVVPFPFTDKATTKRRPALILSDSREFNQQVGHAVMAMITSARNSDWPLDSEIEDLDAAGLPSPSIIRMKLFTLDVNLIIRKAGRLAAPDRTKAVEALRLLLPLKSIREF; from the coding sequence GTGATCTTTGATGCCTTCGATGTCGTTGTTGTTCCCTTTCCGTTCACCGACAAGGCGACCACAAAACGACGACCGGCATTGATCCTGTCCGATTCCCGGGAGTTCAATCAGCAGGTCGGCCATGCGGTCATGGCAATGATCACGAGTGCCAGGAATTCGGATTGGCCGCTCGATTCGGAGATCGAGGACCTGGACGCCGCAGGGCTCCCCTCACCTTCGATCATTCGGATGAAACTGTTCACCCTGGATGTGAATTTGATTATCAGGAAGGCCGGAAGGCTTGCCGCCCCGGACAGGACCAAAGCAGTAGAAGCACTTCGCCTTCTTCTTCCTCTGAAAAGCATTCGAGAATTTTAA
- a CDS encoding four helix bundle protein, with product MPKAFTGTFLDYSRASLAETISHFYVAFDQGYITADNLSDMRKFSEKVGRKINGLVSYLHQATNKTN from the coding sequence TTGCCGAAGGCTTTTACCGGCACATTCCTTGACTACTCGAGAGCGTCCCTGGCAGAGACAATCAGCCATTTTTATGTCGCCTTTGATCAGGGGTATATCACGGCAGATAACCTTTCCGATATGAGAAAATTTTCGGAGAAAGTCGGGCGGAAAATCAATGGATTGGTTTCCTACCTCCACCAAGCAACCAATAAAACAAATTGA
- a CDS encoding GDP-L-fucose synthase encodes MNSTSKIFIAGHRGLVGSAILSRLRQGGYSNLVTRTHAELDLTHQQAVSEFFAAEKPEYVFLAAAKVGGIVANNTYRADFIYENLAIQNNVIHQSRVNGVKKLLFLGSTCIYPRECPQPMKEEYLLTGPLEYTNEPYAIAKIAGIKLCESCNLQYGTNFISVMPTNLYGSGDNFDLEKSHVLPALVRKMYLARLLEAGDMEAVLADLGAGSEAEAGAILERFGVSAESVEIWGTGRPRREFLWSEDMADACVFLMEERDFADTHAPGAKEIRNTHINIGTGEDVSIAELAELVRRTVGFGGRLSFDPAKPDGTLRKLTDPSKLHALGWRHRVKLEEGVRRIYEWYLENGGAVR; translated from the coding sequence ATGAACTCAACCTCAAAGATATTCATAGCCGGCCACAGAGGCCTGGTCGGCTCGGCCATTCTGAGTCGCCTGCGGCAGGGCGGCTACTCCAACCTGGTCACCCGCACCCATGCGGAGCTCGACCTGACCCACCAGCAGGCGGTCTCTGAATTCTTCGCGGCGGAGAAGCCCGAGTACGTCTTTCTCGCGGCTGCGAAGGTCGGCGGGATCGTGGCGAACAACACCTACCGGGCCGATTTTATCTACGAGAACCTGGCCATCCAGAACAACGTCATCCACCAGAGCCGGGTGAACGGGGTGAAGAAGCTTCTCTTTCTGGGGAGCACCTGCATCTATCCCCGGGAGTGCCCCCAGCCGATGAAGGAGGAGTACCTCCTGACCGGCCCCCTCGAGTACACCAACGAACCCTACGCCATCGCCAAGATAGCCGGGATCAAGCTCTGCGAGAGCTGCAACCTGCAGTACGGCACCAATTTCATCTCCGTCATGCCCACCAACCTGTACGGCTCCGGCGACAACTTCGACCTGGAGAAGTCCCACGTGCTGCCGGCCCTGGTGCGCAAGATGTACCTGGCCCGCCTGCTGGAAGCCGGGGACATGGAGGCTGTCCTGGCCGATCTGGGCGCGGGGAGCGAGGCCGAGGCGGGGGCGATTCTGGAGCGGTTCGGGGTCTCGGCGGAGAGCGTGGAGATCTGGGGAACGGGAAGGCCCCGCCGGGAGTTCCTCTGGAGCGAGGACATGGCCGACGCCTGTGTCTTTCTCATGGAAGAGCGGGACTTCGCCGACACCCATGCCCCGGGAGCGAAGGAGATCCGCAACACCCACATCAACATCGGCACCGGCGAGGACGTGAGCATCGCCGAGCTCGCCGAGCTGGTGCGCCGCACCGTCGGCTTCGGAGGCCGCCTGTCCTTCGATCCCGCCAAGCCGGACGGCACCCTGCGCAAGCTGACCGATCCCTCCAAACTGCACGCCCTTGGGTGGCGGCACCGGGTGAAGCTGGAGGAGGGCGTGCGCAGGATATACGAATGGTATCTGGAGAACGGAGGAGCTGTTCGGTAA